GGACTCTGTTTTTGAAAGGGGCTTTAAGACTGTCTTCTTTAAGACTGTCTTCAGCTATAAAGCCTATTGCCCGTCCAGGGAAGATGGTGAAGCTGAGTGTACAAAGCCAGACTCTAACTGAGGTGCTGCAGGTACAATAGCTttcaggaagaacttccttGCTATACCTTCATCAGTGCTGAACCTGACAGTACTAGTTTTTAGGCAattaaaaacccaacccaaaccaaaatacaaGTATTGAGAATGAGCTGACAGCAAACTTGCAAGCCGCTTCAAGCTTTTGAACAGCCAAAACACGATACttgagctgccagcctgggcaGGATTACCTCAGAAGTGAAAACAACCATTTCTGCATACCtgttcagttctgctttttgcctatttcttctGTATAGAAGATAAATAATTGCAAGAACTGAAAGCAGCTGCTTACTGTAATGTTAAAGGCGTGTGAGGCCATGTGTGGGGATTGGGTGGGATCAGGTCCTGGATTTGAACCTCtgctgttgtgtgtgtgtgtgtgtgtgtgtgtatggatGAGGCTGGAACCTGACTACTgcctctctcccttctccccagggTATGGACAAGACTTGAGTGGTTTTGGACAAGGCTTCTCTGATCCCAGCCAGCAGCCCCCTCCCTACGGAGGCCCCTCAGTTCAACCATCAAGTGGCCCACCTGCAGGAGGAAGCGGTTTTGGACGAGGACAGAACCATAACGTGCAAGGATTTCACCCCTACAGGCGCTAGCATGGGCTGGCAATCAGGGAATTCTGTCCGCACTGGGATGTCTGGTaccagctgaacccaggaatCCCAGACTTATGAACTTGTGACAATCACATACttgatgaaagaaaaacctaacaacatttttttggggggggtgggggaaagtGGCTTCTGAAGGCAGAGCTGTGGGTGTTTGGACTgcagtttttaaacattttcctttctctaaCCCATCAgcacaaataaagaaaacatcacTGGTTCAAACTACAGggttttaaaaatgtcttcagcTTTAATTCAAAACttcaggtttctttttgtttctttttttatttctttttatttcttttttttttttttttttttgaaattatttttcctgagCCTTTGTTTTACCGTATATTGTAAACTTTTatgtttaagagaaaaaaaaaatatatgcatttacAGATTGTGAaatttttaagagaaatttTCTACTATGTATGCtggcttattttttaatttaaaacaggGTTTCCGTTAGCACTGTTGGAAGTGAGGGTAAGCTGCAACCCCCTTACTCCTAACATGAGCAGTGGGGCGGATGGTTCCGAAACTCTGGGAGTTAAAAGAAATCTACTGAgtgtattttgctgttgttaccTGATGGTATAGGGCTGGTAACAAGGCAGGTGCAGACTTGCTGACGCACAGAGTCACTTAGGAAGCGCAGTGTTAGATCTGCGCTTCAAACGCTTTCCAATCCTCTGTGGATTTCATTAGGGGTTAACGGAGGCCTTGTTGAGATGTAGATTTCCCTCAGGCAAAAGGTTTAGGTGCATTTTGCACTAACCAGTGATTACCCCTGGTTTGAATAAAGAGAAGTACATTTGGATTAGAAACACAAGCCTgtctccattttatttttttttttctcctcttttgccAAAAATTTGCATGtgaatttgtgttttcttgagGAAATCAATTGGTAGCCTTGGAAAATCACAGCTTGACAGCAGCGCGAAGGCTTAGGCTGTGCCTCAGTGGACTGTGAACTGCTGGCGGTGGAGCTCAGGCAGCAGttctcctcctgctcttgtCAAGAAAGCCCCCACTGGATTTGCTTCTAGaggctgaagctgctgctggctctgacCTGGAGTGGACCTGAGGTGCTGAAGGGCTCTTGCACCGCATCTCAGCCGGTCACTGTGCTTGTCCCGCTGCGTGCTGGACCActtgtgctgctcttcctctgacCTTGATGCTTCAAGGCACTGGGGGTAAAACGtgcatttgtgttttctgtgtctGCTAGAATACTGCTCCAGTGCTTGTCTTGTGTAAATGCAGGCTCAAGCCCAGGGGACACAAGCTGTCCCAATGTGATAAAGGAACTGCTGACTCAACAGCAGCGCTGTGTTGCAGGTTGTCTGTCCTGTAGCCGCAAGGATGTGTTGGGACATATCCATGGCATTGGAAGTCAATCACTCTCAGACGGACTTTGATCAGTCCAAAGGGGGGTTTTGTTGTCTGgccttttttttgcttgtttgtctgGATCATGCCAGCTGCAGTTGCTCCAAGTCCTCTTGGCTCTGCTCCTTGCTTACTCACTGCCATGAGTACAAGGAGCAGGGTGCTGGAACAGGGGCTGCTCCTGTCATACTCTGTGTAACTTCCATGTGCTGTAACCACTTTCACTTCCtctttggggtttggtttgtagTTTATTGCTCTCTGAAATACACCATGGAAGATGGCATCATGCAAAACTGTGGCACTTCAGACGTGGAATGGAAGGATACCTCAAGTCCTTGCTGCCGTTCAACCTCACCTTGGATAAGAGGTTTTGGAGATGGATCCGTTCTGCACAGAACCAGCTCCTGGCAGTCACTGTTAAATCCGCCGAGGCTCATCTCTGCCCAGGGACAAACACAACCAACTGGAGCTGGAAACACCgcctggctctgcaggaaggcagcagcagagcaaaggcCACTGCTGACCGGTGAAGGCTGCTGCTCCGCGGGTGTTgcctgagcagggctgggaggagaTGCTCGGCTCCAGCCTGGTGCGGTCGGGACCGGCACGGTGCGGAGCGCCCCGCCCGCACACCCTCACTGCGGGCTGCGGCCCCTTTAAGGGCAATGAGGGCGGAAGCGTTGCTGGAGCCTGCTGGGGGCGGGGCTTCTCTCCCCTTCCGCCCCGTCGCTGCTCTCGCGAGATCTGCCGCTTCCGGCCGCAGCGCGGCCTTTCCGAGGATACCCGGCCAAGATGGTGAGCGCGGGGGGGGTACCGGCGGCTGCCATCGGGCTCCATcctcggcggcggcggctgcccCGGGCCCGGCACCGCCGCTGCTGCGGAGGGCGGCCCGGCCCCTTTCCTGTGGGGCGGGGGATTGGCCTCTCCTGGGCTCTGCcggggctgtggctgccccggcCGGACTGGGCCTCGGCGGGCCGGGAGCCCGGTTCCCCAGGGCTGCGCCTGGCGGTGGGGGGGTGAGCAGGGGGCTGCGCGGCCCTGACCCCCGCTCGCTCCCGGCTGCAGGCGGAGGTGGAGCAGAAGAAGAAGCGAACCTTCCGCAAGTTCACCTACAGAGGGGTGGACCTGGACCAGCTCCTCGACATGTCCTAGTAAGcgctggcgggggggggggctggcGCGGAGCCCGGACCCGTGCTCCGGCTGCGGGATTGGGGCGGTTCTGttgggacccccccccccgaggggGTGCCGCTGCCAGCGCGGGGTCCCCCGCGGGGCTCACGGGTCCGTCCCTCGCAGCGAGCAGCTGATGCAGTTGTACAGCGCCCGGCAGCGCCGGCGCCTCAACCGGGGGCTGCGCCGCAAGCAGCATTCCCTGCTGAAGCGCCTGCGTAAGGCCAAGAAGGAGGCACCACCCATGGAGAAGCCCGAGGTGGTGAAGACCCACTTGCGGGACATGATCATCCTCCCCGAGATGGTGGGCAGCATGGTTGGCGTCTACAACGGCAAGACCTTCAACCAGGTGGAGATCAAGGTGAggggggggctgcagcacccTTGTGGCTGAGGCACGGTCCAAGCTCAGCGTTCCCTGCGTTAAGTTTTTCACCCTGTGATCCCCTGCCCTGTGCCAAAGGATGGGGGCTCCTGCATGGAGCAAAACTGGCGTGGAAGGGTACTGAGAAGTGTTTGCCCTGTGTGGGGGCTGCTCACAGGGGGGTCTCGAGGCCTCATGAGGCTTCAGTGCAGCTTTGGAGTAAGGGGGTGAGGTTAAAGCATGCGtctgctggtggggtggggcCATGCGCTGCCTGCTCCTTCCCATCAGCACTGGGTGAAACAGATCCCATCCCAGAGGTTTCCTGGGAGTGGAATAACGTGTGTGGTGCTGAGACCTGACACCGCCAGCAGCATTAAGTGACCTTAAATCCGACCTGAAAGCCCCTGAACGTTGTGTGGTCCCCTCTTGGGGGAGCAGAGGGACTCCCTCGTCCCGCTGAACCCCTCTGGCTCCACATCAGGCTGGCAGTGGCCGatgccctggctgctgcagggggggcacgggggggttgggttggggtGTGTGCCCCAGCCCAGGTCGCTGCCGACACCAATCTCTCTGTTCTCTTCCAGCCCGAAATGATCGGTCACTACCTGGGGGAATTCTCCATCACGTACAAGCCGGTGAAGCACGGGCGCCCGGGCATTGGGGCCACCCATTCCTCCAGGTTCATTCCTCTGAAGTAACGAAGCGGGAGCCTTTTCCATGTGtaaataaaagctgtttctccCAAGTATTTATCTCCTGCACTCAGAGTTCCTGGGGCTGTGGGCGAACAAAACTCCCTCATCTCAGCCATGATTTGATGTTCTCCCCAAAATATCCCTGTTCTTCTGGTATGCGGCAAACACAAGTGGGTTTAGTAGATGAGTTAAATTCCTTGTTCTTTGCTGGGAAGCAATGGATGCCACTTCTGTCTGCTCTGAGGCATTTCCATCTGACGTTACTTGTGGCATTCCAGGTGTTGCTCCAATCACATTAGGAATGCTGGGAAGAGTCTGCTCCGTGCCTGAAGCATGAGCTTGACCGTGGAAGTAAAGCAGATTGAGGGGTGGGTGGTTGCCTGTGCCTTTGGAACCAGCCCCATCTGCATGGAAGGTGCTAAGGACACATTGTGGGGGCACTGAGATCCCAATCTATTTTCTCATCTTAAATGTGGGATTCCAAGGGGTTTTGGtgtctgctcagagcaggggggtgaactgctgcttccctgctcgGGCTGAGGGCGGTGGATGGTTTCCCTTCATGGCTCCAAGGAGAAGCTGCTCTTCAGGGCGATGTGCATGGCCCGATCCGGCCCTGGAGCCACCGCAAGGGGAGGGTGGCTGTGTCGGCTGCCATAGGTGTGGTGATGATCCCAGCTCCAAGGAGCCTTTCCAGGGGTTTCTCTGCAGAAGCCAGTGGTGGGGAGGGTCCCTTTTGTCACTGTCCCTGCCGCTGCCAGCACACTTGGCCTGCAGTTTGCCACCCGTGGCAGCACCGACAGCATCACCCTGCCCTGGCACCTCTCAGGTGTCGTGGTGGGTGTTGTGTTGGCATAAGCTGGGCTGGGGAAACCTCACGATGCTGCAGGTGACCGTGGCCAGAGATAGCGACAAATGCACTGATGGCCTCATCCGGTGTTAGCAGGATCTGAGGGCCAGGCCTTTGCCCCACAAGGGCTCGGTGCTGGTCTGGGATGTGATCCCATCTGCCCAGGCTGCTGTGGGGGTCACGCTGGGGACTTTGGGCTGTGCCATGCTGCGGTGgtccctgctgtgggcactgAGGGTCTCTTGGGACCCTTTGGGTCTTTTAACCACCCGCCAGAGCTTTCCTCCTGCCTGGGGTCGCTGAGGCCGTTTGTGCTTCAGGGAGCATCTCCTGTCACCAGGCTCCAGGTCCCTTTTGTCCAGGTGATGTGACCCTGATGGTGCTTGTACGGGTCCTGCTGGTGGCGGGGGGGGGACAAGGCCGTGTTTGGCCCCTCAGcccagctcccctgcccgcAGCCAGCCTCCCCCGGCACACGCTGGCCGGGAGGTGGGTGACGGTGCCCACGGTGCGAGCAGAGCATCCATGTGGGGCCCAGGTCTGCGGCGCAGGTCACGGCCACAGGCGGGGGGGCAGGATcaggccggggggggggggggaacggtCCCGGCTGTGTCCAGCCGGGCTCTGCCCGAGGGGGATCCGCGCTGGGGGCTGCGGGTCCTGCTCGCACCGATCCGCAGcgcacggggggggggggcaaaccCCGGTGGTTGTGGGGGGGGCACAGCCGCGGCGGCGGggggagggggcgggggggggggagggggggcccGGCTGCCGCCCTCTAACGGCGGAAAATCCCGACCGGGAGCGGAGCGGGGGGGCGGGGGCGGGATGCGGCTGCTCGGGGCCGCGCCGGAGCCTCGCCCAGCGCCGCGCCGCAGCCGGGGATGAGGTAAGGGCCGCACCTGCCCCGCGCCCCCCGCACCCTGCAGCCCCCGGCGAGGCGGGGATCGGGGGGGCGCTGCGCGGGGGGGGGACCCCGGGTTGGGGGGATCGGGGGGGGCTGGATGCGGCCGGGGGGGTCTGatccgcacccccccccccccccctctgTGTGTGCAGGGTGCCCCCGGCCCTGGCTGCGCCGAGCTGCCCTTGCGGCGGGCCCGGGCACATCGCGGGGGCTGTCGGCAGCTTCAGCCCCCGCGTCCCGCAGCCCCGGCTGCGGGGACAAAGGCTGGGCAATGCCGGGACCCGCCCGGAGCCCCCGGGCGCGGGGTTGGGGTGGGCAGCAGAGACCGTCCCCATCTTCATCCCCATCTTCATCCCCATCTTCATCCCCATCTTTATCCCCATCTTCATCCCCATCTTCATCCCCATCTTTATCCCCATCTTCATCCCCatcttcatccccatccccacgcTGCGGGCGGGGCGAGGGGTGCAGCAGGGCCCGCGGCTGGGGGATGCCAGCGTCTCCCCCCGGCCCGATGCGGGCTCGGATCCCCGCGGAGCCCCCCCGCGATGCTCCTCGCTCCCCCCatggcggcggggccgggccgggagcTCGGGGCTGAGCCCCGGACCTGAAGCCCCAAACCTGCCCCTCAAAACTGCCGGCCTCTAAAGCAGCTCCTCAATCCCACCCAGGGGAGGGGGATCCCGCGGGTCCCAGTGCCGAGTCCCCGGGGCAGGAGGTGTCCCCCGCCACCCCTGGATGCTGCTGTGAGGTAGGTGCTGCCCTGGGCACGGGCTGGTCCCGCACCAGCGCCcgtgggctgggctgtggggctggcccCAGGGGTCCCTGCATGGGGGTGTCTCTGCTTTGGGGGTGCAGGGACCCCAGCACTCGCCCCACAGGGACCCTGCCAGGGCTCCGCATTTGCCCAAAGGCTGTGACGTGCGTGTGCATGCGTGTGCATGCAGCAGCCGTGTGTGCGCGCATGTGTGTGGGAGCAGCCGCTGTGTGCGGGTGTGGGTGCTGCGGGGGGCCGGATGCTGCatgtggggagggagcaggtCCCATGTGCCCGCATCCCCGTGTGCGTGCCCCACCGTGTGCGTGTGCCGCCGGGGAGCCGTGCGTGGGGCCGTGCGCGCAGGGCTGGCCTGGGGGCTCCCTGGGGGCACTTTGCTGTGGTCGGGggtccccggggccgccgcATGTGGCCGGGTCGATCAGCGGGAGCTGGTGACAACACAAGTGTTTGTTTAACGTCCCTGGAGGGGCTCGGGGAGCCGCAGCCGGATGGGGGGCTCAGATGTGGCTGCGCTCAGCTGATGCTGCGCTGCTGGGGCCGACCGtggtccctgtccccatccccagccctgctgctgggctgctgctcccccaggcctgccctggggcagtttgctgcaggaggctgctgcagtgGGTTGGACAGTGCGGGGGGGGGCCAGGGCAGCACAGGGGGTGGTGGGAGCTGTGGGCATTGGGCAGCGCATTGTGCTGGGTACCGCGGATGCTGCCTTGCACCCGTTGATCCGCTGCAGCATCCGCCCCGCAGGGACCTTGCCGGATGAATCCCGGCCCTGCTGGTGGCCTTGGCCGGTCCAGGGGTGCCCTGAGCGGAGAGGGGCGCTGCTGGGTGTTGGGGGAGCTGGGTCCCAGCGTCCCGAGCAGCCACACACACGGCGTGtgcccccggccccgcaccaCCGAGCCCCCGCCAGCCTGTGGGGCCGCGCTGGGTCCCTACGGGACAGGGGCGGTCCCGGTGCCGGAGCCCGTGCTGCGGGAGCAGCGCGGCAGCCCCGGGCCCTGCCCTCCCCGCTCTGTCAAAGGCGCTTCGCAAACGCCGGTGCCGCGCCAGCCCCTCCCCGCAGGCTGCAGATCCCGGCGTGGCTGCGGCTGCGGCGGATCCGGGCCCGAGCTCAGACGCCGCTCATCtccccccgcagccccggggagcggcaggagctggggcaaggccggggggggggggggtccccatccctgcagcaccccccgGAGCTGGGGGGACCTCAGAGGCCAGCCACCGCCCCACCGAGGGTCTGCGGCGGCCCCcaggctcctccagcagcatctCACCCCCTGCAAACAGAGCTGCCACCACAGAGCTGAGAGGTTTGTGGTgctgggggggagaggggggaccTGATCCCCTGCATCCTCCCAATGCTGTGTCCTCAGTGCTGACCCCCCCCCGCCCTGTATCTGGTGGGTGCTCTGGAAGGGCCATggaccctcctgctctgccctgtcACTGTCGCCATAGCAATGGGAGGCTCTGCTCAGCCTGCATCCCACATCCCTaatcctgcatccctgcatccctgcatcatCCTGCATCCCTCACCCATCCTCCCGCAGCCGGTATCTTCCTTGCTGCATCCCTCATTGTTCATCCTCCATCCCAGATATGCAGCTTGTGTCTTGATTGTCTTGATCCCCCATCCCTCATCCCACACCCCCCTGTCCTTCTGCCACCTCCCATAGCCTTGTTCCCCCAACACCCCctctgcaccccccccccccggggttATTTCattccgggggggggggtgcagcGATTTGGGGAGGGGAATTTGCACCGTGGGGTCTTTGTCTCCCTTTGGAAACGTGGGTGGCCCTGGCGCAGCGTGGTCAGAGCCaggcagcggggggggggggggtgcaccCAAGCTGGAGCAGGATGGGGGGCCCCCAGGCGGTGCGGGGCGCAGGGATGGGGAGCGATGTGCGGTGGGGGCCGGGGTGGCTCCTGGGGTGGGAAGGACACGGGGGGGGCTCGGGATGGTGCCGATCCCACCCCCGCCTGGCGCTGGAGCCCCCGCAAAGGGGTCCCCGGGCGCTCGTGGCAGACACCGGCGGTGCCAGGGATCGATCTGTGCCGCTGCCCCGGGCAGCTGCGGGGTGAgggggggccgggccgggcccgaTCCTGCCCCAGCGCTGGGGGACACGGGGAGGGATGAGCTGGGCGTGTAATGGGGGACCCGCTGCGCACCCCCCACCTACCCCACCGCTTGCACACGCACCCTCGTGTGGCACGGCCGAAGGCAGCTCGGGGCTGTCGAGCCGGACCCGCCGGGGTGCTGACGGGGGGTCCCCATCCCCGCGCCCCCCATGCCCCttctgtgtcccccccccccctgcgGTGCCGGGGGCAGCCGTGGGCGCTGCGCAAGGCGGAGGTTTGGGGGGGAGCCGGGGTTGGCTGCAGTGGAACAAGGGGGGGGGCATGGAGAGGGCAGagggggctgggggtgctgcgggggggggggggccgggacTGGTTTTGCTGCGGGAGGGCGCGGAGCGGGAGATGGTTCAGGGAAGACAAAAGCGAGACAAAGGGGGACGGGAGCGGGGAGCTGCGGAGCTGGAGATGGGGCAGGGACTGGCAGGGGGCTGCCTGCGGGCGGAGTGAGGGGCCGGGCAccccccaacacccccccccgccGTGCTGGGGCTGTCCCTTTGGGAGGCTCGGAGCCGGGGGAGCCCGCACCAGCGCTTGCCAGGGGAGCCTTGTGCGGGCGGCAGGGCCCCCCCCTCGGGCTCTGTGAGGTGCCGGGGGGTGCTGCCACGTTGCCCCCCCCGCAGGAGCTGGAGGCGCTGAAGATGTCCGGCTCCATCGCCTCGTACGATCAATTGGTGCGGCAAGTGGAGGCGCTGAAGAAGGAGAACAGCCACCTCCGGCGGGAGCTGGAGGACAACTCCAACCACCTCTCCAAGCTGGAGAATGAGACCTCGGACATGAAGGTGAGGACGAGCCCCGGGAGGGCGGACACGGACCCCGTGCAGGGAAGGGCACACGGGACGGGACGGGTGCTCCCTCCACACCTCCCCAATGGCTCTGTCCCTGGTGTAGGAGGTCCTGAAGCACCTCCAGGGCAAACTGGAGCAGGAGGCGCGGGTGATGGTGTCCTCGGGACAAACGGAGGTCCTGGACCAGCTGAAAGGTGCGTGCccgggctggggagggggggggggagtgtcTCAGCcaggcccccccccccttacGCTGCTGcccctgtccccagccctgcagatgGACATCACCAGCCTCTACAACCTCAAGTT
Above is a window of Lathamus discolor isolate bLatDis1 chromosome 21, bLatDis1.hap1, whole genome shotgun sequence DNA encoding:
- the LOC136003391 gene encoding collagen alpha-1(I) chain-like, giving the protein MPPPLFHCSQPRLPPKPPPCAAPTAAPGTAGGGGTQKGHGGRGDGDPPSAPRRVRLDSPELPSAVPHEALGQDRARPGPPSPRSCPGQRHRSIPGTAGVCHERPGTPLRGLQRQAGHHKPLSSVVAALFAGGEMLLEEPGGRRRPSGPSAAPQAGGGSVVRGRGHTPCVWLLGTLGPSSPNTQQRPSPLRAPLDRPRPPAGPGFIRQGPCGADAAADQRVQGSIRAPADRPGHMRRPRGPPTTAKCPQGAPRPALRARPHARLPGGTRTRSGAQPRAPGPAPPPWGERGASRGGSAGIRARIGPGGDAGIPQPRALLHPSPRPQRGDGDEDGDEDGDKDGDEDGDEDGDKDGDEDGDEDGDEDGDGLCCPPQPRARGLRAGPGIAQPLSPQPGLRDAGAEAADSPRDVPGPAARAARRSQGRGHPAHTEGGGGGCGSDPPGRIQPPPIPPTRGPPPAQRPPDPRLAGGCRVRGARGRCGPYLIPGCGAALGEAPARPRAAASRPRPPAPLPVGIFRR
- the RPS15 gene encoding LOW QUALITY PROTEIN: small ribosomal subunit protein uS19 (The sequence of the model RefSeq protein was modified relative to this genomic sequence to represent the inferred CDS: inserted 1 base in 1 codon), which produces MLGSSLVRSGPARCGAPRPHTLTAGCGPFKGNEGGSVAGACWGRGFSPLPPRRCSREICRFRPQXRPFRGYPAKMAEVEQKKKRTFRKFTYRGVDLDQLLDMSYEQLMQLYSARQRRRLNRGLRRKQHSLLKRLRKAKKEAPPMEKPEVVKTHLRDMIILPEMVGSMVGVYNGKTFNQVEIKPEMIGHYLGEFSITYKPVKHGRPGIGATHSSRFIPLK